A window of Aquibium oceanicum genomic DNA:
GACGCCCGACGCCAGCGCGAGCGTGGCGAGCACGAACCGCGTCATCGTCTCGAGCGACGCGGAGTGGTCCTTCAGGCGGCGGGCTGTCGCGGCGTCACTCATGCGATCTCCGGCTCCGGTTCATCCTTCGTTAACCTTTTCCCCCGGCGAAAAAACGGCGGGAGAGGTGTCGAAAAGAGGGCCGGCGCGGCTCCGTCCTACCGGCAGGGATGCCGCAGGACGGGCACCACGTTGTCGGCCAGCCCGTACATGTAGCTGCGCCCGTGGACGAGCACGCCGGGGGCACGGCACGGCCGCTCGTAACCGTATGCCTCGTCGGCCTCGTCGAGGTAGACGACGTCTGCGCTGCCGGTCCTCGTGTAGGCCGCCAGTTCCTGCGCGAGGTGGCCCTGCCCGACCACGATCCGCTTGTAGCCGCCCGGGCTGCGGATGATCAGGTTGCCAAAGCTGTCGGCGTAGACGTGATCGTGAAGTCCGCCGGCAAGCGCCGCGGTCGACGTCGCGAGGGACCCGGCCGTCGCCGCCAGAACGACGCCGCAAAGTCCGCCGATGATGGTTTTCAGTTTCAAGCGCATGGCTCGTATCCTTTCCTTCCAGGCTTCGAGCCTCCTCGAGCCAGAACTTAACGCTTTCTTAACCAATGTCACCGGGGAAGGTGCCGGATGCCGGCAGGCAATTGACAGACATGGTTAATATCCTCAAAGGAAGCCGGATGACCAAACAGACCGCGACACCACAGCCCGCCGTCGAGATCGCCCTGCTGCGTCTCAACGATGCCCTCGACTTCGCGCCGTTGCTGGCGGCCTATGCCCAGGCGCTGAAGCGCGGTGCGCCGCGCCGGCCCGACCAGTACTACGCGGAATCGCTGTTGCAGGACCGGACGGCCGAGGTGCTCGGCGCGCGCATGAACGGCGAACTCGTCGGCTTCGCCATCTTCACCGACCTGCCCGAGCCGGTGTCGGGCATGCGTTGCGGCGCCTGCGACCACATCTACGTCCACCACGATCACCGCAACAAGGGGATCGCCAAGGCGATGGTGGACGTGCTCGCCGACCAGGCCGAGGAGCGCGGCTGGACGAGGCTCATCCTGAACGCGCCGCGCCAGCCCGAGGACGGCAGGAAGCTCTACGAGCAGATCGCCGCACCCGCCGACTGGACGAGCTACGTCATCCGCTTCGACGGCAAGTAGGTTCGAATGCCTCCCGCTGGGTCAGCCGGCCTGTCCGTTGATTCGGCGGCCGGTTGGCCCCTACTGTCCGCCTCAGATGCCTCGTGATTCGTTCCTGCCCGCCGGTCTTGTCCTGGTGCTTCCCGTGATCCTGTCCTTGTCCGCCTGCGTCGACGGCGGCCCCGGTCGGCCGTCGGTGTCACCGGCGGCGTACACGCCGACGGTGAAGCGCTATCATTGCGAAAACGGCTCGGACGTGGTGATCGAAAACCGCGGGACTTCCGTGGTGGTCACCGACGAGACGGGTCAGCCGGTCGAACTGCCCGCGTCGCCCACCGGCTCGCGCGCCCGCTACGGATCGGGTGCCTATGCACTCGTCCTGGAGGACGGCGAGGCCTTGTGGATGAAGGCAGGCGAGGAGCCGGGCACCTGCCTGCGCTGATATGCGCCCACCCGGCGGACCGTCGGCGACGGAGTGCCCGTCCGGTTCAAACGATTGAAGCGCGGCGGCGATTAAATATCAGGCCGGCCAAGCTTTTTGCGGCTTTGACGCGGTGCGAAAAGCGCTCTAGA
This region includes:
- a CDS encoding GNAT family N-acetyltransferase; the encoded protein is MTKQTATPQPAVEIALLRLNDALDFAPLLAAYAQALKRGAPRRPDQYYAESLLQDRTAEVLGARMNGELVGFAIFTDLPEPVSGMRCGACDHIYVHHDHRNKGIAKAMVDVLADQAEERGWTRLILNAPRQPEDGRKLYEQIAAPADWTSYVIRFDGK